From Desulfuribacillus stibiiarsenatis, a single genomic window includes:
- the glmM gene encoding phosphoglucosamine mutase — protein MGVFFGTDGIRGVANQELTPELAFRLGKAAGHVLCKEAKGCSIIIGKDSRLSSDMLENALASGLMSVGVNILKLGLVPTPAVSFLVQHYQALAGAMISASHNPYPDNGIKLFNHLGLKLSEALEESIEQYLIDDALYQQIPRQTHDKIGKCRYIHDGVDIYANHLKSTVSSSFAGMKIVLDCANGSASELAPKIFAALGAEIICLFNQPTGININADCGSTHIQELKNSVFEVQADIGFAFDGDADRLIAVDSLGNIVDGDYILAICGKDMKERGKLVDNTVVTTVMANMGLFVAVEELQIRTDQTKVGDKYVLEAMIQHGYTLGGEQSGHIIFLEYGKTGDGILTALQIADLVVRKKKPLHELCQVMRKYPQLLVNIRVNDKDALHTNPAIKEAIVKNEQKLGNSGRVLVRPSGTEPLVRVMAEGPDEEQLLLIVNEIVDVIKKELV, from the coding sequence ATGGGAGTATTTTTTGGAACAGATGGAATCCGCGGCGTTGCGAATCAAGAACTGACACCTGAGCTAGCATTTCGTTTGGGAAAAGCTGCAGGTCATGTATTATGCAAAGAAGCTAAAGGGTGTAGCATCATTATCGGCAAAGATTCTAGGCTTTCAAGTGATATGTTGGAAAATGCATTAGCATCAGGACTGATGTCTGTAGGTGTTAACATATTAAAGCTGGGACTTGTACCTACACCCGCAGTATCATTTTTAGTGCAACATTATCAGGCATTGGCTGGGGCGATGATTAGTGCATCACATAACCCGTATCCAGACAATGGCATTAAGCTGTTTAATCACTTAGGACTTAAACTCTCAGAAGCGCTAGAGGAATCCATCGAACAATACTTAATCGACGATGCATTGTATCAACAGATTCCGCGTCAGACCCATGATAAGATTGGCAAATGCAGATACATCCACGATGGAGTAGACATCTACGCTAACCATCTAAAGTCGACAGTTAGTAGCTCGTTTGCAGGTATGAAAATTGTCTTAGATTGCGCCAATGGATCTGCCAGTGAGCTAGCACCGAAGATATTTGCTGCACTCGGTGCAGAGATTATCTGTCTATTTAATCAACCGACTGGCATTAACATTAACGCAGATTGTGGGTCTACCCATATTCAAGAATTGAAGAACAGTGTGTTTGAAGTACAAGCTGACATAGGATTCGCGTTTGATGGGGATGCTGATCGCTTAATCGCGGTCGATTCTTTAGGGAATATAGTGGATGGCGACTATATCTTAGCGATTTGCGGCAAAGATATGAAGGAACGCGGAAAGCTTGTAGATAACACAGTAGTTACTACAGTAATGGCGAACATGGGCTTGTTCGTGGCAGTAGAGGAGCTACAAATCCGTACTGACCAAACCAAAGTCGGTGACAAATATGTGCTAGAAGCAATGATACAACATGGATATACTTTAGGTGGAGAACAGTCAGGGCATATTATATTCCTTGAATATGGTAAAACAGGCGATGGGATTTTAACGGCATTACAGATTGCTGATTTAGTCGTACGTAAGAAGAAGCCGTTACATGAGTTGTGCCAAGTTATGCGCAAGTACCCGCAATTGTTAGTGAACATTCGTGTCAATGATAAGGATGCATTACACACCAACCCTGCAATTAAAGAAGCGATTGTTAAGAATGAGCAAAAGCTAGGGAATAGCGGACGCGTGTTAGTCCGTCCGTCGGGTACAGAACCTTTAGTAAGGGTTATGGCGGAAGGTCCAGATGAAGAACAGTTGCTATTGATTGTCAATGAAATTGTAGATGTAATTAAGAAAGAATTAGTATAG
- a CDS encoding L-lactate MFS transporter, which translates to MKTNKNRWLIAFSAISIHLSIGAAYAYSVYKIPIHDSLGWSMTEITLAFTLMMALAGLSAAFFGSFVENMGPRKSTITAAVLFSIGQAGAGVSIAVDSLALFILTYGLLSGLGLGIGYIAPVSTLVKWFPDRRGFATGMAVLGFGAGALLTAPVAAKLILAVGISNTFYILGASYFVIMILGASYIAPPPEGWMPKGMQDAIASGRRAKIADLAQLTQREAVRTKRFWMLWAMMLVNTSAGIMMISVASPMAQEVVGLSAVAAGTMVGFMGLFNGGGRLLWATISDYIGRRHIYMIFFVLQILAFITLTMTTNAILFQLLILIVVSCYGGGFSNLPAFIADMFGVKRLGAIHGYLLTTWSMGGILGPLLVSIIKEQTGSYLPVFYLFTALMCVSLMISIFLKADIKKLEAANKEKQLLANAA; encoded by the coding sequence ATGAAAACGAATAAAAATAGATGGCTCATCGCATTTTCAGCTATCTCAATTCACCTCTCTATTGGCGCAGCATACGCATACAGTGTATATAAGATTCCTATCCATGATAGTTTGGGCTGGAGTATGACTGAAATTACCCTTGCTTTTACGCTTATGATGGCACTTGCTGGATTATCTGCTGCTTTTTTTGGTAGTTTTGTAGAAAATATGGGCCCACGGAAGTCGACTATTACAGCTGCCGTGCTATTTAGCATTGGACAAGCAGGTGCTGGAGTCTCAATTGCAGTGGATTCACTGGCACTTTTTATCCTCACTTATGGTCTACTCAGTGGCCTTGGTTTAGGGATTGGCTATATTGCTCCTGTATCTACGCTAGTGAAATGGTTTCCAGATCGTAGAGGATTTGCGACGGGAATGGCAGTTTTAGGATTTGGGGCTGGGGCACTTTTAACAGCACCAGTAGCTGCAAAGTTGATATTGGCAGTGGGTATCTCGAATACATTTTACATTCTTGGTGCTAGTTATTTTGTAATTATGATCTTGGGTGCTTCTTACATAGCACCTCCACCAGAAGGGTGGATGCCGAAGGGAATGCAGGACGCTATCGCATCTGGAAGAAGAGCAAAAATAGCAGATTTAGCACAATTAACGCAAAGAGAAGCAGTTCGAACCAAACGTTTTTGGATGTTATGGGCTATGATGCTTGTTAACACCTCTGCCGGGATTATGATGATTTCTGTAGCTTCCCCAATGGCTCAAGAAGTTGTTGGATTATCTGCTGTAGCAGCAGGAACAATGGTTGGATTTATGGGCCTCTTTAATGGGGGAGGTAGACTCCTGTGGGCGACCATCTCTGACTATATTGGACGACGTCACATATACATGATATTCTTTGTGTTACAAATTTTAGCGTTTATCACGCTTACGATGACAACAAATGCGATTTTGTTCCAGCTGCTTATATTGATTGTTGTGAGCTGTTATGGTGGCGGGTTTTCCAACCTACCTGCTTTTATTGCAGATATGTTTGGCGTAAAAAGGCTAGGTGCTATTCATGGCTATCTGCTAACAACATGGTCTATGGGAGGAATTCTAGGACCGCTATTAGTGTCAATTATTAAGGAGCAAACGGGTAGTTACCTTCCTGTATTCTATCTTTTTACCGCCTTGATGTGTGTGTCACTCATGATTTCTATCTTTCTTAAAGCCGACATTAAGAAACTGGAAGCAGCAAATAAAGAAAAGCAATTGCTTGCAAATGCTGCCTAG
- a CDS encoding cell wall-binding repeat-containing protein, translating into MNKQWKKTNVLAKMCIVGLLVSLLFVGCAPRHNTDHQPDPESVFSEETMYIATKNTSRIVGSSAEEISISTSRMIWPSTNTGTRPNVVLVAPVESWQAQLIALNLVHHPSDGPLLVTSQSDISDSIMNELMRLNPLGAEDGTQVIAVGMEDTAVELLAGHFQVYTINADNIFGLAREIDTYYAEISGELPLSVIISTAENAAYALPAGAWISHMPEPLLYVTQADVPGETREALEKRQGKANIYLLGPEDAINPTVEDVLRQYGSVVRIAGDNPITNSIKFAQYYDQQTGFGWNISKPGHGIILANSQFSQESIAASALAHRGKHAPMLLTEAGQAPKQLSAYLGELKPLFQQTPTEGPYNHLYIVGLTNWISWEQQGDLDHLVEIESADGEGHGAHGNRENQNTNQHPMNNGTMNH; encoded by the coding sequence ATGAATAAACAATGGAAGAAAACGAATGTTTTAGCTAAGATGTGTATTGTTGGGTTACTTGTCAGTTTGCTATTTGTAGGCTGTGCTCCAAGACATAATACGGACCATCAACCAGACCCAGAATCAGTATTCTCAGAAGAAACAATGTACATAGCAACTAAGAACACATCTAGAATTGTGGGTTCCAGTGCTGAAGAAATATCGATCTCTACGTCAAGAATGATATGGCCTTCTACGAATACAGGAACAAGACCGAATGTTGTACTGGTAGCCCCAGTGGAGAGTTGGCAGGCACAACTGATAGCTTTGAACTTGGTTCATCATCCAAGTGATGGTCCGCTTCTAGTCACGAGTCAGTCAGATATATCGGATTCAATTATGAATGAGCTAATGAGACTCAATCCATTAGGAGCCGAAGATGGCACACAAGTAATTGCGGTAGGCATGGAAGACACTGCAGTTGAACTACTTGCTGGACATTTTCAGGTGTACACAATAAATGCTGATAATATTTTTGGACTTGCTAGAGAAATTGATACATATTACGCTGAGATAAGCGGAGAGTTACCGCTGTCCGTAATCATATCGACGGCAGAAAATGCAGCGTACGCATTGCCGGCAGGAGCTTGGATATCCCACATGCCAGAACCACTATTATATGTGACGCAAGCAGACGTCCCAGGGGAAACGCGTGAAGCGTTAGAAAAACGCCAAGGGAAAGCAAACATATATCTATTAGGTCCTGAAGATGCAATCAACCCTACTGTAGAGGATGTTCTTCGACAATACGGAAGTGTTGTTAGGATAGCAGGGGATAATCCAATCACCAATTCTATAAAATTCGCACAATACTATGACCAACAAACAGGTTTTGGCTGGAATATATCGAAACCAGGACATGGTATAATCTTAGCAAATAGTCAATTTTCACAAGAATCAATTGCTGCATCAGCACTCGCTCATCGTGGAAAACATGCTCCGATGCTGCTGACGGAAGCTGGTCAGGCACCTAAACAATTGTCAGCGTATCTAGGAGAATTGAAACCTTTGTTTCAACAGACACCAACAGAAGGACCGTATAACCACCTTTACATTGTGGGATTGACAAATTGGATTAGCTGGGAGCAACAAGGCGACTTAGATCATCTCGTTGAAATAGAATCAGCTGATGGGGAAGGCCATGGAGCCCATGGTAATAGAGAAAATCAAAACACAAATCAGCATCCGATGAATAATGGAACAATGAATCATTAA
- the glmS gene encoding glutamine--fructose-6-phosphate transaminase (isomerizing): MCGIVGYIGHQQAQEILVNGLKKLEYRGYDSAGVAIDVGDCIVVTKSVGRLKNLESKVSENKLIGCRGVGHTRWATHGRPSDENSHPHFDCTGKIAVVHNGIIENYAELRAELKALGHEFKSETDTEVIAHLMEELFNGDILETFRLALSRLEGSYATAVISEYEKDKIIVARKDSPLVIGLGINENFIASDIPAILEYTRNAYILDDHEIAVLTADHVQIYDESGIPIVKEVFEVKWDAVAAEKGGYDHFMLKEIDEQPKALRDTLRGRIDESQRKVRLDEVKLTAKELQDIQKIHIVACGTAYHAGLVGKYAIEKLVRIPVEVEVASEFRYRDPIINDKTLVLVISQSGETADTLAALRLGKSSGARVAAITNVVGSSVAREANDVIYTWAGPEIAVASTKAYTTQLLAIYLLAVFMAEKRNTISVQDRVEILQALQMIPEQAAQLVAAKDRAKEVAKGVVDWNSAFFIGRGMDYTVALEGALKLKEISYIHAEAYAAGELKHGTIALIEDGIPVISLLTQPDVYEKTMSNVIEVKARDAKIIAVVNEGDMKAADVADEMITIPKTHPLLTPILSVIPLQLLAYYASILRGNDVDKPRNLAKSVTVE, from the coding sequence ATGTGTGGTATTGTAGGGTACATCGGGCATCAACAAGCCCAAGAAATTTTAGTCAATGGTTTAAAGAAATTAGAATACAGAGGATATGACTCAGCTGGTGTGGCAATTGACGTCGGTGATTGTATCGTTGTAACGAAATCTGTTGGGCGCCTGAAGAACCTTGAATCAAAGGTTAGCGAGAACAAATTAATCGGATGTCGCGGTGTAGGTCACACTCGTTGGGCAACCCATGGTCGTCCGTCGGATGAAAACAGCCATCCACACTTTGATTGCACTGGTAAAATAGCAGTTGTGCACAATGGTATTATTGAGAACTATGCAGAACTTCGCGCAGAATTAAAGGCGCTTGGTCATGAGTTTAAATCCGAAACAGATACAGAAGTAATCGCGCATCTGATGGAAGAGCTTTTTAATGGCGATATACTTGAGACTTTTCGCTTAGCCCTTTCTCGCCTAGAAGGATCTTATGCGACAGCAGTTATTTCTGAATACGAGAAAGATAAGATTATTGTAGCGCGTAAAGACAGCCCACTAGTGATCGGGCTTGGAATTAATGAGAATTTTATTGCTTCGGATATTCCAGCTATATTGGAGTATACCAGAAATGCTTATATATTAGATGATCATGAGATTGCTGTTTTGACAGCAGATCATGTACAAATTTATGATGAATCAGGCATCCCGATAGTGAAAGAAGTATTTGAAGTAAAATGGGATGCAGTTGCCGCGGAAAAAGGTGGCTATGACCACTTCATGCTCAAAGAAATCGATGAGCAACCAAAGGCCCTTAGAGATACATTAAGAGGCCGCATTGATGAAAGCCAAAGAAAAGTTCGTCTAGATGAAGTGAAATTAACAGCGAAAGAACTTCAAGATATCCAAAAAATTCATATCGTAGCATGTGGAACAGCCTACCATGCAGGACTTGTAGGGAAATACGCGATTGAAAAATTAGTTCGTATCCCTGTGGAAGTGGAAGTTGCATCAGAGTTCCGTTATCGTGATCCGATTATTAATGATAAGACATTAGTATTAGTCATTAGCCAATCAGGAGAAACAGCGGATACCTTAGCAGCGCTAAGACTAGGCAAATCTTCTGGAGCAAGAGTAGCGGCTATTACGAATGTTGTAGGTAGTTCTGTAGCTCGTGAAGCAAATGACGTCATCTACACTTGGGCGGGTCCAGAAATCGCTGTAGCATCAACAAAGGCATATACTACACAGCTATTAGCAATATATTTACTAGCAGTTTTCATGGCTGAGAAACGTAATACTATTTCTGTGCAAGATCGTGTGGAAATCCTGCAAGCACTGCAAATGATCCCAGAGCAAGCAGCACAGCTTGTTGCTGCTAAGGACCGTGCGAAAGAAGTGGCAAAAGGTGTTGTTGATTGGAATAGCGCATTCTTTATTGGCCGTGGCATGGATTACACCGTTGCATTAGAAGGTGCACTAAAGCTAAAGGAAATCTCCTATATCCACGCAGAAGCATATGCTGCTGGTGAGTTAAAACATGGAACAATTGCTTTAATAGAAGATGGGATTCCAGTCATTAGCTTACTGACACAACCGGATGTATATGAGAAGACAATGAGTAACGTCATAGAAGTGAAAGCCCGTGACGCGAAGATTATAGCAGTGGTCAATGAAGGTGATATGAAAGCAGCGGATGTAGCGGACGAAATGATTACGATTCCGAAAACGCACCCGCTTCTAACACCAATCTTATCTGTTATCCCATTACAGCTGCTTGCCTATTATGCATCAATACTACGCGGGAATGACGTAGATAAGCCAAGAAACCTAGCGAAATCAGTAACAGTAGAATAA
- a CDS encoding ArsR/SmtB family transcription factor: protein MNLEMQQFKAEFFKALAHPLRIKILELLAEGDKSVNELQNLAGSEGSAVSQQLTILRGKNIVTGTKEGNRVIYSLRDPMIVDLLSVARQIFNNHLVDTINLLDKFSDQIDLPTQNEE from the coding sequence ATGAACCTGGAGATGCAACAATTTAAAGCAGAATTTTTCAAAGCACTTGCCCATCCACTTAGGATAAAAATTCTTGAGTTATTGGCTGAAGGAGATAAAAGCGTAAATGAACTTCAGAATCTTGCAGGTAGCGAAGGCTCCGCGGTTTCACAACAATTAACGATTCTCAGAGGAAAAAATATTGTTACAGGAACGAAAGAAGGGAACCGTGTGATTTATTCCTTACGTGACCCTATGATTGTTGACCTCCTCTCTGTTGCACGTCAAATTTTTAATAATCATTTAGTTGATACGATTAATTTGTTAGACAAATTCTCTGACCAAATTGATCTCCCAACACAAAATGAGGAGTAA
- a CDS encoding SulP family inorganic anion transporter — protein MQYKLNFKGRYKDYSIHSLQRDVISGIVVGIIAIPLGMAFAIASGVKPEYGIYTTIIAGILISLFGGSKYQIGGPTGAFIPILFGIVMTYGYENLLIAGFMAGIILFLMGLFKLGSLIKFIPKPVTIGFTSGIAVIIFVGQIPNFLGLTGVEKHEYFIKNLNEIIASISSINLYSFFTAVVCLITVIYTPKFFPKIPGPLIGLILSTLVASFLYPSHVATIGSTFGDIPSNLPNFKIPDFSLEQIQKLIGPAFVIAMLGSIESLLSAVVADGMTSTKHNSNRELIGQGLANMITPFFGGIPATGAIARTATNIKNGAISPISGVIHGIVVLIILVLFAPYASRIPLASMAPILMIVAWNMSEHHVFLHLLKTKTEDSLVLVVTFLFTVFFNLTLAVEVGLVLAVIIFTKRMSDIMVTTKVLPNPENKQGKVEPQIVTDSHDCPQISIYDVEGPLFFGAAQTFEHSIMNTINYRPKVLLLRMGKVPFIDATGESNLSSIVRNFSKHGIVLISELSTQPKKVLTKTGLSQLIGEDRFFDHTGDAINYALLHLDKDKCLGCKHFTFRECEVLSDASKTTEEQIRSY, from the coding sequence ATGCAGTATAAATTAAATTTCAAAGGTAGATACAAGGATTACTCCATTCATTCACTCCAACGGGATGTTATCTCTGGGATTGTAGTTGGGATTATTGCCATACCTCTAGGGATGGCTTTTGCAATTGCATCGGGGGTTAAACCAGAATACGGGATCTACACAACCATAATTGCCGGAATTTTAATTTCATTGTTTGGAGGATCAAAATATCAAATTGGTGGACCAACCGGCGCCTTCATTCCTATATTATTTGGTATTGTTATGACATACGGATATGAAAACTTATTGATTGCGGGTTTTATGGCCGGGATTATTTTGTTTCTGATGGGTCTATTTAAATTAGGTTCCCTCATTAAGTTTATTCCTAAGCCAGTTACAATTGGTTTTACGTCAGGGATAGCAGTTATTATTTTTGTGGGTCAAATTCCAAATTTCTTAGGACTTACCGGTGTTGAAAAACATGAATATTTCATTAAAAATCTTAATGAAATAATTGCAAGTATCAGTAGCATAAACCTATATAGTTTTTTCACTGCTGTCGTTTGTTTAATAACTGTAATTTATACGCCTAAGTTTTTTCCAAAGATACCAGGGCCACTTATCGGGCTTATTTTATCAACTCTAGTTGCCAGTTTTTTATATCCAAGTCATGTAGCAACCATCGGTTCAACTTTTGGTGATATTCCTAGTAATCTCCCGAATTTTAAAATACCTGATTTTTCATTGGAGCAAATTCAAAAACTTATTGGTCCTGCATTTGTTATTGCAATGCTTGGTTCCATTGAATCACTTTTATCTGCCGTGGTTGCTGATGGCATGACAAGTACCAAACATAACAGTAACAGAGAATTGATTGGTCAAGGGCTCGCTAATATGATAACACCCTTTTTCGGTGGTATTCCTGCAACGGGCGCTATCGCAAGAACTGCTACGAATATTAAAAATGGGGCTATTTCTCCAATATCAGGAGTGATTCATGGGATCGTAGTTCTTATTATTCTTGTACTTTTTGCTCCCTATGCTTCAAGAATCCCTTTGGCGAGTATGGCACCGATATTAATGATTGTTGCATGGAATATGAGTGAACATCATGTATTTTTGCATTTATTGAAAACTAAAACAGAGGATTCGCTTGTTTTAGTCGTTACGTTCTTATTCACAGTATTTTTCAATCTTACTTTGGCAGTTGAAGTAGGCCTAGTCTTAGCAGTCATCATCTTCACGAAAAGAATGAGTGATATAATGGTAACCACTAAGGTTTTACCTAATCCTGAAAACAAACAGGGTAAAGTAGAACCCCAGATTGTGACAGATTCTCATGATTGTCCACAAATAAGTATTTATGATGTGGAGGGGCCATTATTTTTTGGTGCAGCTCAAACTTTTGAACATAGTATCATGAATACCATTAATTACAGACCTAAAGTCCTTTTATTAAGGATGGGAAAAGTTCCTTTTATAGATGCAACCGGAGAATCGAATTTATCAAGTATTGTACGTAACTTTTCAAAACACGGAATTGTTTTAATATCCGAATTAAGTACCCAGCCAAAAAAAGTATTAACCAAAACCGGTCTATCTCAATTGATTGGTGAAGATCGCTTTTTTGATCATACTGGAGATGCCATTAATTATGCATTATTACACTTAGACAAAGATAAATGCCTTGGTTGTAAGCATTTTACTTTTAGGGAATGTGAAGTTTTATCTGATGCTAGTAAAACGACAGAAGAACAAATAAGATCCTATTGA